Proteins from a single region of Bacteroidia bacterium:
- a CDS encoding DUF1573 domain-containing protein, with amino-acid sequence MRLVFNNWLSVLVFSICITFVSCKDKNQNTSGGQPIINFITKEFDFGTISEGEKVQYSFKFVNAGNGDLIIKSAEASCGCTVPKFSDKPVRPGEQGEIIVEFNSEGKPGAAAKTVTVRSNTNPEITILTIKGEVIPKPKK; translated from the coding sequence ATGAGACTTGTCTTTAACAATTGGCTAAGTGTTCTAGTTTTTTCTATTTGCATTACGTTTGTATCCTGTAAGGATAAAAATCAAAATACCAGCGGAGGTCAGCCAATTATTAACTTTATCACAAAGGAATTTGATTTTGGCACTATTAGCGAAGGAGAAAAAGTGCAGTATAGTTTCAAATTTGTAAATGCAGGCAACGGTGACTTGATTATCAAGAGTGCAGAAGCTTCTTGCGGCTGTACTGTACCTAAATTCTCTGATAAACCTGTACGCCCTGGCGAACAAGGTGAAATTATAGTAGAATTCAATTCAGAAGGTAAACCAGGAGCCGCAGCTAAAACAGTTACCGTTCGTTCTAACACAAATCCTGAAATCACTATCTTAACTATAAAAGGTGAAGTTATTCCTAAACCTAAAAAGTAG
- a CDS encoding T9SS type A sorting domain-containing protein: MKKAVRFIFLLLALVTCFLDYVIAQSVPPKPAYPFNIKQLHCGHSLTDPLFNPWPGQYNGLVGSLNSVPAWMSWGLFVGRATLPGAWIKFHWDTTLAWCGMDPLVHCYEANMRPKDDIHLWDLLVITENMEGPLNLNANQSREHLTYFVNNSWQYGKGGTGAPTLLWTNWGGLDGSPYFLSGYGVPENPTTYSGWRQLLDSLELGWQAMQDYANANRISGCPYVYIIPGNRMMARFYDDIQANLVPGVSSPSYIFTDGVHLNDYGAYMVCMIHYACIFNANPVGLSNSLLPSITVPPAFATYVQNMVWNVVTNYCRSGLCHLTKIQDDEHSSQKSITIYPNPSSDYILVQSIMPISERNPIEIYDVVGKLIRRETSHPVDIRNMPSGMYWLKLGNSVQKFIKK, encoded by the coding sequence ATGAAAAAAGCAGTACGTTTCATTTTCCTATTACTTGCTCTTGTAACGTGTTTTTTAGATTACGTTATAGCACAATCGGTTCCACCTAAACCTGCTTATCCTTTCAATATTAAGCAACTGCATTGTGGGCATAGTTTGACAGATCCTCTATTTAACCCTTGGCCTGGGCAGTACAATGGCTTAGTCGGTAGTTTAAACTCTGTTCCTGCGTGGATGTCATGGGGACTTTTTGTCGGTAGAGCTACTTTACCTGGAGCGTGGATTAAATTCCATTGGGATACTACCTTAGCTTGGTGTGGTATGGACCCATTAGTTCATTGCTATGAAGCAAATATGCGCCCAAAAGATGACATACATTTATGGGACTTGTTAGTGATTACTGAAAACATGGAAGGTCCGCTTAATCTCAATGCTAACCAATCTAGGGAGCATTTAACCTATTTTGTCAATAATTCTTGGCAATATGGAAAAGGAGGTACGGGGGCACCCACACTTTTATGGACAAATTGGGGAGGTTTAGATGGATCACCTTATTTTTTGTCAGGTTATGGAGTTCCTGAAAATCCTACTACTTACTCAGGATGGAGACAACTTTTAGACAGTCTTGAGCTTGGATGGCAAGCTATGCAAGACTATGCTAATGCCAACAGAATTTCAGGGTGTCCTTATGTGTATATCATACCTGGTAATCGGATGATGGCAAGGTTCTACGATGATATTCAAGCAAATTTAGTTCCTGGGGTAAGTAGTCCTAGCTACATTTTTACTGATGGGGTTCATCTAAACGACTATGGGGCTTATATGGTTTGTATGATACACTATGCATGCATTTTCAACGCCAATCCTGTGGGTCTAAGTAACTCTCTTTTACCAAGCATTACTGTTCCTCCTGCATTTGCTACTTATGTACAAAATATGGTTTGGAATGTGGTAACTAACTATTGCAGGTCAGGCTTATGTCATTTGACTAAAATACAAGATGATGAACATAGCAGTCAAAAAAGTATCACTATTTATCCCAACCCTAGTTCAGATTATATTTTAGTACAAAGTATCATGCCCATTAGTGAGCGAAATCCGATTGAGATTTATGATGTGGTAGGTAAACTTATTCGCAGAGAAACTTCTCATCCTGTGGATATTAGAAATATGCCATCGGGCATGTATTGGCTTAAATTAGGTAATTCTGTACAGAAATTCATTAAGAAATAG
- the rplS gene encoding 50S ribosomal protein L19 → MDLIKLVESEYLRKDIPAFKAGDTIRVHIKIKEGSKERIQQFQGIVIARRGIGTGATFTVRKISNGVGVERVFPLHCPSIEKIEFVRAGSVRRAKLYYLRKLQGKAARIKEDRTKTEELSPASM, encoded by the coding sequence ATGGACCTCATCAAATTAGTAGAGAGTGAATATCTCAGAAAAGACATTCCCGCCTTTAAAGCAGGAGATACGATAAGAGTACACATTAAAATAAAAGAAGGATCCAAAGAACGTATACAACAATTTCAAGGAATTGTGATAGCACGCAGAGGTATAGGAACAGGCGCTACTTTTACAGTTAGAAAAATTTCAAACGGTGTAGGTGTAGAGCGTGTTTTTCCTTTGCATTGCCCGAGTATTGAAAAAATAGAGTTTGTGCGTGCAGGTTCAGTTCGCAGAGCTAAGCTGTACTACTTGCGTAAATTGCAAGGTAAAGCGGCTCGTATCAAAGAGGATAGAACAAAAACAGAGGAGCTTAGTCCTGCAAGCATGTAA
- the rpmB gene encoding 50S ribosomal protein L28, with amino-acid sequence MARECIVTGKKPRVGNNVSHANNRTKRRFDINLQRKKFYIPETGEWITLRLTARAIKTISKKGISEVLKELKKQGYELV; translated from the coding sequence ATGGCAAGAGAATGTATCGTTACAGGTAAAAAACCTCGTGTAGGTAATAACGTTTCGCATGCTAACAACAGAACTAAACGCAGATTTGATATTAACCTACAAAGAAAAAAATTCTACATTCCTGAAACAGGAGAATGGATTACGCTTCGCCTTACCGCAAGAGCTATCAAAACTATCTCTAAAAAAGGTATTAGCGAAGTATTAAAAGAGCTTAAAAAACAGGGCTACGAGCTGGTTTAA
- a CDS encoding M24 family metallopeptidase, producing the protein MSQPVHTSSELWNKPEARFFKQKRNQLWQLLPEKSVAIFFSEDPDFFYLTGYKAENATLFIFKEPQTFEQTTQTEFLFIAERNSSQQAGLSYDLPIEWIEKFSGIKPVFFHSTLLKSDFEGKKYQKILLNPQHATSPIAQEIKKRCGMEVNFDPILKRFLTQMQDANFEYFTQNIKHELIAALSYYPHLRENELLLLSLQAKTAAEWEGLQKRIIQYNTDVYSLSDFMSLLHQNKDDDELFLIKRATQIANICLNDMLKSLRPNVWEHEIASIAHFYTQKYGARLGYPVQVASGECSVIPHYIENHRKIRENEWVKLNVCVNYAGWQGLVVRTVPSNLKFTDNQKKLYQAVYKAHQAALEKCTANEKFNAPYEAAMQVLKNEFLSLGIIKKAEDLRKYVQEEVCQYIGISYPESGLYTNFKNRQAVTVSIAVSIPAKSDCDVKWWNTGIKISDTVIISDAGHQNLSSTVPKEISDIENLIYQKPILNVSLPVLD; encoded by the coding sequence TTGTCGCAGCCTGTCCACACTTCGTCTGAACTGTGGAACAAGCCTGAAGCACGTTTTTTTAAGCAAAAGAGAAACCAATTATGGCAATTACTACCTGAAAAGAGTGTTGCCATTTTTTTTTCTGAAGATCCTGATTTTTTCTATCTCACAGGTTATAAAGCAGAAAACGCTACTCTTTTTATATTCAAAGAACCACAAACTTTTGAACAAACTACTCAAACTGAATTTTTGTTTATCGCTGAACGAAACTCCTCCCAACAGGCTGGCTTATCTTATGATTTACCTATTGAGTGGATAGAAAAATTTAGTGGCATAAAACCTGTTTTTTTTCATTCTACTTTGCTCAAAAGTGATTTTGAAGGTAAGAAGTATCAAAAAATTTTGCTCAATCCGCAGCACGCTACTTCCCCAATTGCCCAAGAAATAAAAAAGCGTTGTGGAATGGAAGTAAATTTTGATCCCATTCTCAAACGTTTCTTAACTCAAATGCAAGATGCTAATTTTGAGTACTTTACTCAAAATATAAAACATGAATTGATAGCAGCACTATCTTATTATCCGCATTTGAGAGAAAATGAACTTTTACTTTTATCTCTACAAGCTAAAACAGCAGCAGAATGGGAGGGGCTACAGAAAAGAATTATCCAATACAACACTGATGTCTATTCTCTGTCTGATTTTATGAGCCTTTTGCATCAAAATAAAGATGATGATGAGCTTTTTTTGATTAAAAGGGCTACACAAATTGCAAATATATGTCTCAATGATATGCTCAAAAGTCTTCGCCCAAATGTATGGGAACATGAAATAGCTAGTATTGCCCACTTCTATACTCAAAAGTATGGAGCAAGGTTGGGCTACCCTGTTCAAGTGGCATCAGGAGAATGTAGTGTTATACCTCATTACATTGAAAATCACAGAAAAATACGAGAAAATGAATGGGTGAAGTTAAATGTATGCGTCAATTATGCAGGTTGGCAAGGTCTAGTGGTAAGAACTGTGCCAAGTAATTTGAAATTTACAGACAATCAAAAAAAATTGTATCAAGCTGTGTACAAAGCACATCAAGCAGCTTTGGAAAAATGCACCGCTAACGAAAAGTTTAATGCCCCTTACGAAGCAGCTATGCAAGTGCTTAAAAATGAATTTTTGAGTTTAGGTATTATCAAAAAAGCGGAGGACTTACGAAAGTATGTACAAGAGGAAGTCTGTCAATATATTGGAATAAGTTATCCCGAATCAGGTTTGTACACTAACTTCAAAAATAGGCAAGCTGTTACTGTAAGTATTGCGGTCAGCATTCCTGCTAAATCAGACTGTGATGTGAAGTGGTGGAATACAGGAATAAAGATATCGGATACGGTTATTATTTCTGATGCTGGACATCAAAATTTGAGCAGTACAGTTCCAAAAGAAATTTCAGATATAGAAAACTTAATTTATCAAAAACCTATTCTCAATGTTTCTCTTCCTGTTTTAGATTGA